A genomic window from Streptomyces brevispora includes:
- the trpS gene encoding tryptophan--tRNA ligase, translating into MASERPRVLSGIQPTAGSFHLGNYLGAVRQWVALQESHDAFYMVVDLHAITVPQDPAALRANTRLAVAQLLAAGLDPERCTLFVQSHVPEHAQLGWVMNCLAGFGEASRMTQFKDKSAKQGADRTTVGLFTYPMLMVADILLYQADQVPVGEDQRQHLELTRNLAERFNGTYGDTFTVPDPYILKETAKIYDLQDPSAKMSKSAATPKGLINLLDEPKTTAKKVKSAVTDTDTVIRFDQAEKPGVSNLLTIYSTLTGTSVPDLEQKYEGKGYGALKTDLAEVMVEFVTPFRTRTQEYLDDTETLDSILAKGAEKARAVAAETLARTYDRMGLLPAKH; encoded by the coding sequence ATGGCCTCTGAACGTCCCCGTGTGCTCTCCGGAATCCAGCCCACCGCAGGCTCGTTCCACCTCGGCAACTATCTCGGCGCGGTCCGCCAGTGGGTGGCTCTGCAGGAGTCCCACGACGCCTTTTACATGGTCGTCGACCTGCACGCGATCACCGTCCCGCAGGACCCCGCGGCACTGCGCGCCAACACCCGGCTCGCCGTCGCCCAGCTGCTCGCCGCCGGGCTCGACCCGGAGCGCTGCACGCTCTTCGTCCAGAGCCATGTTCCCGAGCACGCCCAGCTCGGCTGGGTCATGAACTGTCTGGCCGGTTTCGGCGAGGCGTCCCGGATGACGCAGTTCAAGGACAAGTCCGCCAAGCAGGGTGCCGACCGCACCACCGTCGGGCTCTTCACCTACCCGATGCTGATGGTCGCCGACATCCTGCTCTACCAGGCCGACCAGGTCCCGGTGGGCGAGGACCAGCGCCAGCACCTGGAGCTGACCCGGAACCTCGCCGAGCGGTTCAACGGCACCTACGGCGACACCTTCACCGTGCCGGACCCGTACATCCTCAAGGAGACGGCGAAGATCTACGACCTCCAGGACCCGTCCGCCAAGATGAGCAAGTCGGCGGCCACCCCGAAGGGCCTGATCAACCTCCTCGACGAGCCGAAGACCACCGCCAAGAAGGTGAAGAGCGCGGTCACCGACACCGACACGGTGATCCGCTTCGACCAGGCCGAGAAGCCGGGTGTCAGTAATCTGCTGACCATCTACTCCACCCTCACCGGCACCTCTGTCCCGGATCTGGAGCAGAAGTACGAGGGCAAGGGCTACGGTGCGCTGAAGACCGACCTCGCCGAGGTCATGGTCGAGTTCGTCACACCGTTCCGGACCCGCACCCAGGAATATCTCGACGACACCGAGACGCTGGACTCCATTCTGGCCAAGGGAGCGGAGAAGGCCCGGGCCGTCGCCGCCGAGACCCTGGCGCGGACCTATGACCGGATGGGTCTGCTGCCGGCGAAGCACTGA
- a CDS encoding YihY/virulence factor BrkB family protein has product MDWLKKLPVIGPLVSRLMETHAWRSYERLERVHWARLAAAITFISFLALFPLIAVGAAIGAALLSTEQLHKIEHKIAEQVPGISDQLGIDNLVDHAGTVGLVAGALLLLTGIGWIGSMRDCLRAVWGMDDLDQGNPVIRRLKDAGVLFGLGGAALVTLAISSVGSVAIGWVAYLINIPENGAGGVLLRIAALVVAVCADFLLLLYLLTLLPGVEPPRRRLVVAALIGAVGFELLKLLLGSYMKGVAAKSMYGAFGVPIALLLWINFTAKLLLFCAAWTATKSKGAEEPRPVGNGEARGGDAQGGKARDGEAPERKAPEGKAPEGKAPEGGARGGSAPGGRVSGEGGGAPGPAAASAG; this is encoded by the coding sequence ATGGACTGGCTGAAAAAACTCCCCGTCATCGGGCCGCTCGTCTCCCGGCTGATGGAGACGCACGCCTGGCGCAGCTACGAGAGGCTCGAACGGGTCCACTGGGCCAGACTGGCCGCGGCGATCACCTTCATCAGCTTCCTGGCACTCTTCCCGCTGATCGCGGTCGGCGCGGCGATCGGCGCGGCGCTGCTCTCCACCGAGCAGCTGCACAAGATCGAGCACAAGATCGCCGAGCAGGTCCCCGGCATCTCCGACCAGCTGGGCATCGACAATCTGGTGGATCACGCGGGCACGGTCGGACTGGTGGCCGGCGCGCTGCTGCTCCTCACCGGCATCGGCTGGATCGGCTCGATGCGGGACTGCCTGCGCGCGGTGTGGGGCATGGACGATCTGGACCAGGGCAATCCGGTCATCCGCAGGCTCAAGGACGCCGGGGTGCTGTTCGGGCTGGGCGGTGCGGCCCTGGTGACCCTGGCGATCTCCTCGGTCGGCTCCGTCGCCATCGGCTGGGTCGCCTATCTGATCAACATCCCGGAGAACGGTGCGGGCGGTGTGCTGCTCCGGATCGCGGCCCTGGTGGTGGCGGTGTGCGCCGACTTCCTGCTGCTGCTCTATCTGCTGACCCTGCTGCCCGGCGTGGAGCCGCCGCGGCGCCGGCTGGTGGTCGCCGCGCTGATCGGCGCGGTCGGCTTCGAGCTGCTGAAGCTGCTGCTCGGCAGCTATATGAAGGGTGTCGCGGCGAAGAGCATGTACGGCGCGTTCGGCGTGCCGATCGCCCTGCTGCTGTGGATCAACTTCACCGCGAAGCTGCTGCTGTTCTGCGCCGCGTGGACGGCGACGAAGAGCAAGGGCGCCGAGGAGCCCCGGCCCGTCGGGAACGGCGAGGCGCGAGGCGGAGATGCGCAAGGAGGCAAGGCCCGGGACGGCGAGGCCCCCGAGAGGAAGGCCCCTGAGGGGAAGGCTCCCGAGGGCAAGGCCCCGGAGGGCGGGGCCCGGGGCGGCAGTGCCCCGGGCGGCCGGGTCAGCGGCGAGGGCGGCGGCGCACCAGGTCCGGCAGCGGCCAGCGCCGGTTGA
- a CDS encoding decaprenylphospho-beta-D-erythro-pentofuranosid-2-ulose 2-reductase translates to MKDAFGAPQSLLVLGGTSEIGLATARRLIACRTRTVWLAGRPSPALESAAAELRGRGAYVRTVDFDALDTQSHETTLGKIFTEGDIDMVLLAFGIPGDQERDEEEPLSAVRVAQTNYTGAVSAGLVCAGALQAQGHGSLVVLSSVAGERARRADFIYGSSKAGLDAFAQGLGDALHGTGVHVMVVRPGLVRPAGTARSGAAAGTDTRAGTDTRAGTAAVAPLATIPFTRAPLVTTPEAVAAAIVTGLRRRSETVWVPGALRAVMSALRHVPRPLFRRLPV, encoded by the coding sequence GTGAAGGATGCCTTCGGTGCCCCGCAGTCCCTGCTCGTCCTCGGCGGCACATCGGAGATCGGGCTCGCCACCGCACGCCGCCTGATCGCCTGCCGCACGCGCACGGTCTGGCTGGCCGGGCGCCCCTCCCCCGCCCTGGAGTCGGCCGCGGCCGAGCTGCGCGGGCGGGGGGCCTATGTCCGTACCGTCGACTTCGACGCACTGGACACCCAGTCCCACGAGACCACCCTCGGCAAGATCTTCACCGAGGGCGACATCGACATGGTGCTGCTCGCGTTCGGCATCCCCGGCGACCAGGAACGCGACGAGGAGGAACCGCTCTCCGCGGTCCGGGTCGCCCAGACGAACTACACGGGGGCCGTCTCCGCCGGGCTGGTGTGCGCCGGCGCACTCCAGGCGCAGGGGCACGGTTCGCTGGTGGTGCTGTCGTCGGTGGCGGGGGAGCGCGCGCGGCGTGCGGACTTCATCTACGGGTCGAGCAAGGCGGGCCTGGACGCGTTCGCCCAGGGGCTCGGGGACGCGCTGCACGGCACGGGCGTGCACGTGATGGTCGTACGCCCCGGTCTCGTACGGCCGGCCGGTACGGCTCGGTCCGGCGCTGCGGCCGGTACGGACACGCGGGCCGGTACGGATACGCGGGCCGGTACGGCGGCCGTGGCGCCGCTCGCGACGATCCCGTTCACCCGGGCACCCCTCGTGACCACACCCGAAGCGGTCGCGGCCGCGATCGTGACAGGTCTGCGGAGGCGTTCGGAGACGGTGTGGGTGCCTGGGGCGCTACGGGCGGTGATGTCGGCGCTACGGCATGTACCGCGGCCGCTGTTCCGCCGCCTGCCGGTCTGA
- a CDS encoding SCO4848 family membrane protein, whose amino-acid sequence MKLSRPVSWFLLAFGVWSWFIWITFVKNLWKDGSGLAFDDAGDPTAYFWVHLLLAITSFLLGTAVGVIGFRGVRALRNRDA is encoded by the coding sequence ATGAAGCTCAGCCGCCCCGTCTCCTGGTTCCTGCTCGCTTTCGGGGTGTGGAGCTGGTTCATCTGGATCACTTTCGTCAAGAACCTGTGGAAGGACGGCAGCGGTCTCGCCTTCGACGACGCGGGTGACCCTACTGCGTACTTCTGGGTGCATCTGCTGCTCGCCATCACGTCCTTTCTCCTGGGGACGGCGGTTGGCGTGATCGGGTTCCGTGGCGTCAGGGCATTGCGCAACCGGGACGCGTAG
- a CDS encoding SMI1/KNR4 family protein: MDWLETNAPATASSVLAPATPAAITAAEERMGVGFPVELRTWLLASGADNGPVGVTEGVVPGNRDVLGLAAMERTYHFKREIERDDPSDDPEFPFWHEQWIPIVSDDDACYGMFLDVRSGRIGSFGDGDAPSFGVHESLTALFSETAVLMEQISAGAQRAAGRVQDGRLIWD, encoded by the coding sequence GTGGACTGGCTGGAGACGAATGCACCGGCGACCGCGTCGTCGGTCCTCGCTCCCGCCACGCCGGCAGCGATCACCGCGGCCGAGGAGCGCATGGGCGTCGGTTTCCCGGTTGAGCTTCGGACGTGGCTCCTGGCATCCGGGGCCGACAACGGCCCTGTTGGTGTCACGGAAGGGGTCGTGCCCGGCAACCGCGATGTGCTGGGACTGGCGGCCATGGAGCGGACGTACCACTTCAAGAGGGAGATCGAGCGCGACGACCCGTCCGACGATCCGGAGTTTCCCTTCTGGCACGAGCAGTGGATTCCGATCGTCTCGGACGATGATGCCTGTTACGGCATGTTCCTGGATGTGCGCAGCGGCCGGATCGGTTCGTTCGGCGATGGTGATGCGCCGTCCTTCGGAGTTCACGAGTCACTGACTGCTCTGTTCAGCGAGACGGCCGTCCTCATGGAGCAGATTTCCGCGGGGGCGCAGCGCGCTGCGGGACGTGTTCAGGACGGCAGGCTCATCTGGGACTGA
- a CDS encoding FAD-binding oxidoreductase: MSVDTVSLTGWGRTAPTTALRFRPRSYEEAAATVRGCGPRGSIARGLGRSHGDAAQNAGGSVLDMTRLNRIRAFDAGSGVVVCEAGVSLHRLMEVLLPLGWFVPVTPGSRYITVGGAIGSDVHGHNHRAAGSFSRHVTEFELLTADGEVRAVRPGTPLFDATAGGMGLTGVILSATLRFHPVKTSLMSVDTERATDLDDLLARLTAGGRRHRYESARVDLTSRGRATGRAVLTRGEHASLDTLPAHARRAPLSYFRPTQLPAAHSLVPDLVPGGLLGRTSAAALAELRYRRAPRSRTGELQRLSAFLHPLDAVPHWNRIHGHGGFVHYEFAVGHGQEETLHRIVRQISQRRCPSFLAVLRRFGASDPGLLSFPVPGWALALDLPASLPGLGRFLDGLDEEVAAAGGRVCLTNDSRLRPDVLAAMYPRLSEFRALRAELDPNGAFRSDLSRRLSL; the protein is encoded by the coding sequence ATGTCTGTCGACACCGTGTCCCTGACCGGCTGGGGCCGCACCGCCCCGACGACCGCGCTGCGCTTTCGCCCCCGTAGTTACGAGGAGGCGGCGGCGACGGTACGCGGCTGCGGGCCCCGTGGCTCGATCGCCCGCGGACTGGGCCGGTCGCACGGCGACGCGGCGCAGAACGCGGGGGGTTCCGTACTCGACATGACGAGGCTGAACCGGATTCGCGCCTTCGACGCCGGGTCCGGGGTGGTGGTGTGCGAAGCGGGCGTGAGCCTGCACCGGCTGATGGAGGTGCTGCTTCCGCTCGGCTGGTTCGTGCCGGTGACGCCCGGCAGCCGGTACATCACCGTGGGCGGCGCGATCGGCTCCGACGTCCACGGCCACAACCACCGCGCCGCGGGCTCCTTCTCCCGCCACGTCACGGAGTTCGAACTGCTCACCGCCGACGGCGAGGTGCGCGCGGTCCGGCCCGGCACCCCGCTCTTCGACGCGACCGCGGGCGGCATGGGCCTGACCGGGGTGATCCTCTCGGCCACCCTCCGGTTCCACCCCGTCAAGACGTCCCTGATGTCGGTCGACACCGAACGGGCCACCGATCTCGACGACCTGCTGGCCCGCCTCACCGCGGGCGGCCGACGCCACCGCTACGAGTCCGCCCGGGTCGACCTGACCTCTCGCGGCCGGGCGACGGGCCGGGCCGTCCTGACCCGGGGGGAGCACGCGTCCCTGGACACGCTCCCGGCGCACGCTCGGCGCGCACCGCTCTCCTACTTCCGCCCCACCCAACTGCCCGCCGCCCACTCGCTCGTTCCGGATCTCGTCCCCGGAGGGCTGCTCGGCCGCACCTCGGCAGCCGCTCTGGCCGAACTCAGGTACCGCCGGGCCCCCAGGTCCCGCACCGGCGAACTCCAGCGGCTCTCCGCCTTCCTCCACCCGCTGGACGCCGTGCCGCACTGGAACCGGATCCATGGGCACGGCGGCTTCGTGCACTACGAGTTCGCCGTCGGCCACGGGCAGGAGGAGACCCTGCACCGGATCGTCCGGCAGATCTCCCAGCGGCGCTGCCCGTCGTTCCTCGCCGTGCTGAGGCGGTTCGGCGCGAGCGATCCCGGCCTGCTGTCGTTCCCGGTACCCGGCTGGGCCCTGGCCCTCGACCTGCCGGCCTCCCTGCCGGGGCTGGGCCGCTTCCTCGACGGCCTGGACGAGGAGGTGGCGGCCGCGGGCGGCCGGGTCTGCCTGACGAACGACTCCCGGCTGCGCCCGGACGTGCTGGCCGCGATGTACCCGCGGCTGAGCGAATTCCGGGCACTGCGTGCCGAGTTGGACCCGAACGGGGCGTTCCGCTCGGACCTCTCGCGCCGGCTGTCGCTCTGA
- a CDS encoding transposase, with translation MIEPLIAAWKAQHPSGSGHQERYRMREIVKALRYRTRTGCQWELLPHDLPPTGAVRYYFDVWKRDGLDRSSLGLPLLPERTEGTRAELKRLVGLGFLDETEPGLFTQPRPQTHPHPPTGNPDQSRPEPAPAPRLGEAKHPGARKGTP, from the coding sequence GTGATCGAGCCGCTGATCGCAGCGTGGAAGGCGCAGCATCCCTCGGGCTCCGGACATCAGGAGCGTTACAGGATGCGGGAGATCGTCAAAGCGCTGCGGTACCGGACCCGAACAGGCTGCCAGTGGGAACTGCTGCCACACGACCTGCCGCCGACCGGCGCGGTGCGCTACTACTTCGATGTCTGGAAGCGCGACGGACTCGATCGCTCATCGTTGGGTCTTCCGCTCCTGCCCGAGCGCACCGAAGGCACCCGCGCTGAGCTCAAACGCCTCGTTGGCCTCGGATTCCTCGACGAGACCGAACCAGGACTGTTCACACAGCCACGCCCGCAAACACACCCGCACCCGCCGACCGGCAACCCTGATCAGTCCCGGCCAGAGCCGGCGCCGGCCCCTCGACTCGGCGAAGCGAAACACCCGGGTGCGCGAAAGGGCACCCCGTGA
- a CDS encoding class I SAM-dependent methyltransferase, producing the protein MQDIVVDPVAHNRAAWDRYVQEGNEWSRPVSAEDVERARRGDWSIVLIGHEPVDRSWLPTDLTGKDVLCLASGGGQQGPILAAAGARVTVFDNSPRQLGQDQMVAARDGLALHTVLGDMRDLSAFGDAAFDVVFHPVSNLFVPDLAAVWRECFRVLRPGGTLLAGFLNPDVYLFDHEALDERGELIVVHKLPYSDVTQYSAEERATKFGADAALEYSHTLTDQISGQLAAGFVLTGFTEAPHQSNASAPYMSHYFATLAVKPG; encoded by the coding sequence GTGCAGGACATTGTTGTCGACCCGGTTGCCCATAATCGGGCAGCCTGGGACAGATATGTCCAAGAGGGCAACGAGTGGTCGAGGCCGGTGAGCGCTGAGGATGTCGAGCGCGCCCGCAGGGGCGACTGGTCGATTGTTCTCATCGGGCATGAGCCAGTCGACCGCTCCTGGCTGCCGACGGACCTGACCGGCAAGGACGTGTTGTGCCTGGCCTCCGGCGGTGGCCAGCAGGGTCCGATCCTCGCCGCCGCAGGGGCGCGGGTCACCGTATTCGACAACTCACCCCGCCAGCTCGGCCAGGACCAGATGGTGGCGGCGCGCGACGGACTCGCTCTGCACACCGTTCTGGGCGACATGCGCGACCTCAGCGCCTTCGGCGACGCAGCATTCGACGTCGTATTCCATCCGGTCTCCAACCTGTTCGTACCAGACTTGGCGGCGGTGTGGCGTGAGTGCTTCCGTGTCCTGCGACCGGGCGGAACTCTGCTCGCGGGCTTCCTCAACCCTGATGTGTACTTGTTCGACCACGAGGCGCTCGACGAGCGCGGCGAGCTGATCGTCGTGCACAAGCTGCCCTACAGCGATGTCACGCAGTACTCCGCCGAGGAACGCGCCACGAAGTTCGGCGCGGATGCCGCTCTTGAATACAGCCACACCCTCACCGACCAGATCAGCGGGCAACTCGCCGCGGGGTTCGTCCTCACCGGCTTCACGGAAGCGCCGCACCAGTCCAACGCGTCCGCCCCATACATGTCGCACTATTTTGCGACGCTGGCGGTCAAGCCGGGCTGA
- a CDS encoding 2'-5' RNA ligase family protein, with product MGTVTLGVSIAVPEPYGSLLQERRASFGDPAAHGIPTHITLLPPTEAEAADLPAIQAHLAGIATGGRPFPMRLSGTGTFRPLSPVVFVQVVEGASACSWLQKRVRDASGPLVRDLQFPYHPHVTVAHGITEEAMDRAYAELGDYEAAWTCGSFALYEQGPDSVWRKINEFPFAAGGGAPALPAQSSGSVDAPSLHP from the coding sequence GTGGGGACCGTAACGCTCGGCGTTTCGATCGCGGTCCCGGAGCCCTACGGCAGCCTGCTCCAGGAGCGGCGCGCGAGCTTCGGGGACCCTGCCGCACATGGCATTCCCACCCACATCACCCTTCTCCCGCCGACCGAAGCGGAGGCGGCCGACCTGCCCGCGATCCAGGCGCACCTCGCCGGGATCGCGACCGGCGGCCGCCCCTTCCCGATGCGACTGTCCGGCACCGGCACTTTTCGGCCGCTCTCGCCGGTCGTCTTCGTCCAGGTCGTCGAGGGCGCCTCGGCCTGCTCCTGGCTGCAGAAGCGGGTCCGGGACGCCTCCGGGCCGCTGGTGCGCGACCTCCAGTTCCCGTACCACCCGCATGTGACTGTGGCGCACGGCATCACCGAAGAGGCGATGGACCGGGCGTACGCGGAGCTCGGCGACTACGAGGCCGCCTGGACCTGCGGTTCCTTCGCGCTGTACGAGCAGGGTCCGGACAGCGTCTGGCGCAAGATCAACGAGTTCCCGTTCGCGGCGGGCGGCGGCGCCCCCGCCCTTCCCGCGCAGAGCAGCGGCTCCGTGGACGCGCCCTCGCTCCACCCCTGA
- a CDS encoding DUF397 domain-containing protein: MTTESPSWFKSSYSDNGGTCVEVAANLVAARGIVPVRDSKSPAGPVLDVATGSFASFVAGVKAGEFGAV, from the coding sequence GTGACGACCGAATCCCCCAGTTGGTTCAAGTCCTCGTACAGCGACAACGGCGGCACGTGCGTCGAGGTCGCCGCCAACCTCGTCGCCGCGCGCGGCATCGTCCCCGTCCGTGACTCCAAGTCCCCGGCCGGCCCAGTCCTGGACGTAGCTACCGGCTCGTTCGCCTCCTTCGTGGCGGGCGTCAAGGCCGGAGAGTTCGGCGCTGTCTGA
- the rocD gene encoding ornithine--oxo-acid transaminase, translated as MSTTENAIASTEAHSAHNYHPLPVVVATAEGAWMTDVEGRRYLDMLAGYSALNFGHGNRRLIDAAREQLERVTLTSRAFHHDRFADFCTQLAELCGMEMVLPMNTGAEAVETAVKTARKWGYLVKGVPHDMAKIIVASDNFHGRTTTIISFSTDHEARSDFGPYTPGFEIVPYGDLTALRAAMTENTVAVLLEPIQGEAGVLVPPPGYLPGVRELTRERDVLFIADEIQSGLGRTGRTFACEHEGVVPDMYVLGKALGGGIVPVSAVVSSAAVLGVYRPGEHGSTFGGNPLACAVALEVIAMLRTGEFQQRATELGDHLHQELGLLVGGGAVEAVRGRGLWAGVDIEPSHGTGREISEKLMDRRVLVKDTHGSTIRIAPPLVISKEDLDWGLQQLRDVLRG; from the coding sequence GTGTCGACCACGGAAAACGCCATCGCCTCCACCGAGGCGCACAGCGCGCACAACTACCACCCGTTGCCGGTCGTCGTCGCGACGGCCGAGGGCGCCTGGATGACCGATGTCGAGGGGCGGCGCTATCTCGACATGCTCGCCGGCTACTCGGCGCTCAACTTCGGTCACGGCAACCGCCGTCTGATCGACGCGGCCAGGGAGCAGCTGGAGCGGGTGACGCTCACCTCGCGGGCATTCCATCACGACCGGTTCGCCGACTTCTGTACGCAGCTCGCCGAGTTGTGCGGCATGGAGATGGTGCTGCCGATGAACACCGGGGCGGAGGCCGTGGAGACGGCGGTGAAGACCGCCCGCAAGTGGGGCTACCTGGTCAAGGGCGTCCCGCACGACATGGCGAAGATCATCGTCGCCTCGGACAACTTCCACGGCCGGACGACGACGATCATCAGCTTCTCCACGGACCACGAGGCCCGTTCGGACTTCGGCCCGTACACGCCGGGGTTCGAGATCGTGCCGTACGGGGACCTGACCGCGCTGCGGGCCGCGATGACGGAGAACACCGTGGCGGTGCTGCTGGAGCCGATCCAGGGCGAGGCCGGGGTGCTGGTGCCGCCGCCCGGCTATCTCCCCGGGGTCCGGGAGCTGACCCGCGAGCGGGACGTGCTGTTCATCGCGGACGAGATCCAGTCGGGTCTCGGCCGGACCGGGAGGACGTTCGCGTGCGAGCACGAGGGCGTCGTGCCGGACATGTACGTGCTCGGCAAGGCGCTGGGCGGCGGGATCGTGCCGGTGTCGGCCGTGGTGTCCTCGGCCGCGGTACTGGGGGTGTACCGGCCCGGGGAGCACGGGTCCACGTTCGGCGGCAACCCACTGGCGTGCGCGGTCGCGCTGGAGGTCATCGCGATGCTCCGCACCGGTGAGTTCCAGCAGCGGGCGACGGAGCTGGGCGACCACCTCCACCAGGAGCTGGGCCTGCTGGTGGGCGGCGGAGCCGTGGAGGCGGTACGGGGGCGCGGGCTGTGGGCGGGCGTCGACATCGAGCCGAGCCACGGCACGGGCCGGGAGATCTCCGAAAAGCTGATGGACCGCCGGGTGCTGGTGAAGGACACCCACGGCTCGACGATCCGGATCGCCCCGCCGCTGGTGATCAGCAAGGAGGACCTGGACTGGGGCCTGCAACAGCTCCGCGACGTCCTGCGCGGCTGA
- a CDS encoding D-alanyl-D-alanine carboxypeptidase: MNQLHTPKASRNQETGRLSFMESVSPPRSGRLARGGLSWRYARRVIPSVSIFRSTGCTFSTVSALKKTALAVTSAALLSSFVVSPASAVVQDTSDDTPQPPAGMSQVGGEQLGRTGTQVNLGPGAPVLPKDLTGRSWMVSDAESGEVLASHNPHWRLPPASTLKMLFADTVMPSPELQPSTLEYTVKDEDLADLGEGSSLVGIKENLSYTVHDLWLGVFLRSGNDAVHVLASMYGGVPKTVRDMQAQAEELQALDTTVVSPDGYDSPDQVSSAYDLTLFARSGLQNADFREYCSTSTAEFPGAKEKGKKRESFGIQNTNRLLTGADGVTPYKGIAGVKNGYTTHAGNTFTGVAERDGRVLLVTVMNPSSKEAHAVYNEAASLLDWGFSASGKVTPVGELVPPKSAVTGDGTGKGAQADGSDGSKGKHGPAKTRQAAAAGGSGGVGVALGIVGGVLVLLAGAAFLVNRRWPLPDLVRRRPRR, translated from the coding sequence ATGAACCAGCTCCACACCCCGAAAGCGAGCAGGAACCAGGAGACGGGGCGGCTGAGCTTCATGGAATCAGTATCGCCGCCTCGCTCGGGCCGGCTCGCCCGGGGTGGGCTGTCCTGGCGGTACGCGCGGCGGGTCATACCGTCGGTGTCAATTTTCAGATCAACTGGATGTACGTTCTCGACCGTGTCAGCTCTCAAGAAAACCGCGCTGGCGGTCACCTCTGCCGCTCTGTTGTCCTCTTTTGTCGTCAGCCCTGCCTCGGCGGTCGTCCAGGACACCTCCGACGACACTCCGCAGCCGCCGGCCGGAATGTCGCAGGTCGGTGGCGAACAGCTCGGCCGGACCGGCACCCAGGTCAATCTCGGCCCCGGCGCCCCGGTCCTTCCCAAGGATCTGACCGGACGATCCTGGATGGTCTCGGACGCCGAGAGCGGTGAGGTGCTCGCCTCGCACAATCCGCACTGGCGGCTGCCACCGGCATCCACGCTGAAGATGCTCTTCGCGGACACCGTGATGCCGTCACCGGAACTCCAGCCGAGCACCCTGGAGTACACGGTCAAGGACGAGGATCTCGCCGATCTGGGCGAGGGCAGCAGCCTGGTCGGCATCAAGGAGAACCTCAGCTACACGGTGCACGACCTGTGGCTCGGGGTCTTCCTGCGTTCGGGCAACGACGCGGTGCACGTGCTGGCCTCGATGTACGGCGGTGTCCCGAAGACCGTCCGCGACATGCAGGCGCAGGCCGAGGAGCTGCAGGCCCTGGACACGACCGTCGTGTCGCCCGACGGTTACGACTCCCCCGACCAGGTCTCCAGCGCCTACGACCTCACGCTGTTCGCCCGCAGCGGGCTGCAGAACGCGGACTTCCGCGAGTACTGCTCGACGAGCACGGCGGAGTTCCCCGGCGCGAAGGAGAAGGGCAAGAAGCGCGAGAGCTTCGGCATCCAGAACACCAACCGGCTGCTCACCGGGGCCGACGGCGTCACCCCGTACAAGGGCATCGCGGGCGTCAAGAACGGCTACACGACGCACGCGGGCAACACGTTCACCGGTGTCGCCGAGCGCGACGGCAGGGTGCTGCTGGTCACCGTCATGAACCCGTCGTCCAAGGAGGCGCACGCCGTCTACAACGAGGCGGCGAGCCTGCTCGACTGGGGCTTCAGCGCCAGCGGCAAGGTCACTCCGGTCGGCGAACTGGTCCCCCCGAAGTCCGCCGTGACCGGGGACGGTACGGGCAAGGGCGCCCAGGCCGACGGGTCCGACGGGAGCAAGGGCAAGCACGGCCCGGCGAAGACCCGGCAGGCCGCCGCCGCGGGCGGCTCCGGCGGGGTCGGGGTCGCACTGGGCATCGTCGGCGGGGTGCTGGTGCTGCTGGCCGGGGCCGCGTTCCTGGTCAACCGGCGCTGGCCGCTGCCGGACCTGGTGCGCCGCCGCCCTCGCCGCTGA